In one Desulfovermiculus halophilus DSM 18834 genomic region, the following are encoded:
- a CDS encoding TrkH family potassium uptake protein, which translates to MRWPFIFKIVGLVVLLVGLAMLLPLGVSLGLHDGSAISFLHSMLISTAAGGGLFLAFRMDKGHTVTHREGMCIVALGWIGAGLFGALPFWLSGSISGVTNCIFETFSGFTTTGSTVLEDIEALPAGILLWRSQTQWMGGMGIVLLSLAILPFLGVGGMQLYKAEVPGPTPDKLRPRVRDTAKLLWQVYLLLSVLEFGFLLAGGMPVLDSLHHTFTTMPTGGFSPKNASIGHYNSVYIDTVITVFMFLAGVNFALHFRLLQGRPSAWWQSPEFRFYLLATLGAGLVVTLSIYGAVYSSLGQSLRFGLFQVVSIITTTGYGTADYELWGPLVQFLLVVCMIVGGSAGSTAGGVKCMRLIVLIKQVQREIMRLVHPRAVVPVKLGGKGVSDEIISGIVGFFLLYLALTAIAVCILTALDVDMLTSFGAVIACISNIGPGLGEVGPTDTFGHLPDLGKWVLSFCMLLGRLEIYTVVVVLSREFWKS; encoded by the coding sequence ATGCGCTGGCCTTTTATCTTCAAGATCGTCGGCCTGGTTGTGCTCCTTGTCGGCCTGGCCATGCTCCTTCCTCTGGGGGTTTCTCTGGGCCTGCACGACGGGTCGGCGATCTCTTTTCTGCACTCCATGCTGATCAGTACAGCGGCAGGGGGTGGGCTCTTTCTCGCCTTTCGGATGGATAAAGGGCACACGGTCACCCATCGGGAGGGGATGTGCATTGTCGCTCTGGGATGGATAGGGGCCGGGCTGTTCGGGGCCCTGCCTTTCTGGCTCAGCGGCAGCATTTCCGGGGTTACGAACTGCATTTTTGAGACATTTTCAGGGTTTACCACCACTGGATCCACAGTTCTCGAGGACATTGAAGCCTTGCCGGCAGGCATTCTTCTCTGGCGGAGCCAGACCCAGTGGATGGGCGGCATGGGCATTGTCCTTCTGTCCCTGGCTATCCTGCCCTTTTTGGGAGTTGGGGGGATGCAGCTGTACAAGGCCGAAGTTCCGGGGCCGACGCCGGATAAGCTTCGTCCCCGGGTTCGGGATACGGCCAAGCTGCTGTGGCAGGTGTATCTTCTGCTTTCCGTCTTGGAGTTTGGGTTCCTTCTGGCCGGGGGGATGCCGGTTCTTGATTCCCTGCACCACACCTTCACCACCATGCCCACCGGGGGGTTCTCCCCGAAAAACGCATCAATCGGGCACTACAACAGTGTGTATATCGACACGGTGATCACGGTCTTTATGTTTTTGGCCGGGGTGAACTTCGCCCTGCATTTTCGGCTCCTGCAGGGCAGGCCGTCCGCCTGGTGGCAGAGCCCGGAGTTCAGGTTCTATCTCCTGGCTACCCTGGGGGCTGGCCTGGTCGTCACCCTGAGCATATATGGTGCTGTCTATTCCAGTCTGGGCCAATCCCTGCGTTTTGGCCTGTTTCAGGTGGTGTCCATTATTACCACCACAGGCTATGGAACGGCGGACTACGAGCTCTGGGGTCCTTTAGTACAGTTTCTGCTGGTTGTGTGCATGATCGTGGGCGGCAGCGCCGGGTCCACAGCCGGGGGGGTGAAGTGCATGCGCCTGATCGTCCTGATCAAGCAGGTTCAGCGGGAAATCATGCGTCTGGTCCATCCCCGGGCAGTCGTCCCGGTCAAACTGGGGGGGAAAGGCGTATCAGATGAGATCATAAGCGGCATTGTCGGTTTTTTTCTTCTCTATCTGGCTCTGACCGCCATTGCCGTATGCATTTTGACTGCCCTGGATGTGGATATGCTGACCAGCTTCGGGGCGGTTATCGCCTGCATCAGCAATATCGGCCCCGGCCTGGGGGAGGTGGGCCCCACGGACACCTTCGGCCACCTCCCGGACCTGGGCAAATGGGTCCTGAGCTTTTGCATGCTTCTGGGGCGTCTGGAGATATACACAGTGGTCGTTGTTTTGAGCAGGGAGTTCTGGAAGAGCTGA
- the trkA gene encoding Trk system potassium transporter TrkA translates to MRIIIIGAGEVGFHIARRLAAENKDVVIIDRNEEVLERVAERLDVETVLGSGSSPRVLEAAGVKNAQIMLAVTDSDEINLIACTFSNILAPRLTKVARIRNPEYTDYKDILASDLHIDIVINPEQEVIGSIERLMGTPGAAEVSEFSDVNITLAGLWIRENCPLAGMTLADLKQAVGVARFIVAAIVRGESLIIPAGSHQVLPGDMVYFVCAHEDVQEVLTAFGASTEPQHKVLIIGGGNIGFKLAQSLEQKKGLQIKIMDSDRERCEFLAHNLSRTIVLQGEGSDQRLLTEENVGSMDVVISVTGDEENNVLCSLLAKSLGARLTVTRINKFAYLPLIRAVGLEHIVSPRLSAANSILRHVRHGTVISSISIKEDAEAMEVVAREDSPLVGRPIKDLDFPSGAIVLCLVRGEEVIIPTGESVIQPQDRVMIMSTSKHISDVEKKIT, encoded by the coding sequence ATGCGGATCATTATCATAGGTGCCGGAGAGGTTGGTTTCCACATCGCCCGCCGGCTGGCGGCTGAAAACAAGGATGTGGTGATCATTGACCGCAATGAAGAGGTGCTGGAGCGGGTGGCTGAGCGCCTGGATGTGGAGACTGTCCTCGGATCGGGGAGCAGCCCCCGGGTACTGGAAGCCGCTGGGGTCAAGAATGCCCAGATCATGCTGGCTGTTACCGACAGCGATGAGATCAACCTCATTGCCTGTACGTTCAGCAATATCCTGGCTCCCCGGCTGACCAAGGTGGCCCGGATCCGGAATCCAGAATATACGGATTACAAGGACATCCTGGCTTCCGACTTGCATATCGACATCGTTATCAATCCGGAGCAGGAAGTCATAGGCTCTATCGAGCGATTGATGGGAACCCCGGGTGCCGCCGAGGTCAGTGAATTTTCAGACGTCAATATCACCCTGGCTGGATTGTGGATTCGAGAGAACTGCCCGTTGGCCGGAATGACTCTGGCTGACCTGAAGCAGGCTGTCGGGGTGGCCCGCTTTATTGTCGCGGCCATAGTCCGGGGGGAGAGTCTGATCATTCCCGCCGGCTCCCATCAGGTGCTGCCCGGAGACATGGTCTACTTCGTCTGCGCCCATGAGGATGTGCAGGAGGTTCTTACCGCATTCGGGGCCAGTACGGAGCCTCAGCACAAAGTGCTGATCATCGGGGGCGGGAATATCGGGTTCAAGCTGGCCCAGAGCCTGGAGCAGAAGAAGGGGCTGCAGATCAAGATCATGGACAGCGACCGGGAACGGTGTGAGTTCTTAGCCCACAATCTAAGCCGGACCATTGTCCTGCAGGGTGAAGGATCCGATCAGCGGCTGTTGACAGAAGAGAACGTGGGGAGCATGGATGTTGTGATCAGCGTAACCGGGGATGAGGAAAACAACGTCCTGTGCTCTCTCTTGGCCAAAAGCCTGGGGGCGCGGTTGACAGTAACCAGGATAAACAAGTTCGCGTATCTGCCGCTTATACGGGCCGTGGGGCTGGAGCACATCGTCAGCCCCAGATTGTCCGCTGCAAACAGCATCTTGCGTCATGTCCGTCACGGTACGGTTATTTCCAGCATCTCCATCAAGGAAGATGCCGAAGCCATGGAAGTCGTAGCCCGAGAGGATTCCCCCCTGGTCGGGCGGCCGATCAAGGATCTCGACTTTCCCTCCGGGGCGATTGTCCTCTGTCTGGTCCGGGGGGAGGAGGTGATCATTCCCACCGGAGAGAGCGTGATCCAGCCCCAGGATCGGGTGATGATCATGTCCACCAGCAAACACATCTCTGACGTAGAAAAGAAAATAACCTAG
- a CDS encoding phasin family protein: MRELARKMALASLGTAVVSTAKVRETMQTLVQQGKLTTEEAERFTHQMCETGEKEMKDMKQHLNEGLERVTKGMHLAQAEEVEQLRHRVDNLEKRLSLLEDQLTPTPASAGPAFPEQEPSDPGGE, translated from the coding sequence ATGAGGGAACTGGCAAGAAAAATGGCCTTGGCCAGCTTAGGCACTGCCGTGGTCTCCACCGCCAAGGTGCGGGAAACCATGCAGACTCTGGTTCAGCAGGGCAAGCTGACCACAGAAGAAGCCGAACGCTTTACACACCAAATGTGCGAGACCGGAGAGAAGGAAATGAAGGACATGAAGCAGCACCTCAACGAAGGATTGGAACGCGTAACCAAGGGTATGCACCTGGCGCAGGCCGAAGAAGTTGAGCAGCTGCGGCACAGAGTGGATAACCTGGAAAAGCGCCTGAGCCTCCTGGAGGACCAGCTGACCCCGACTCCAGCCAGCGCAGGGCCGGCGTTTCCGGAGCAGGAGCCCTCTGATCCGGGCGGAGAATAG
- a CDS encoding ABC1 kinase family protein, translating into MDLHTLSRLNRFKEISFTLIKYGFGDLLSRLDLPDKLIFSKPSRKSPRSEDNTWKRIRYVLTDLGPTFVKFGQILSLRTDLLPPDLARELSRLQDEVQTESWEAISTQIESNLERPLDQVFAYIEPEPMAAASLAQVHRALLAADKTVVAVKVQRPGIEQVIRNDLDIMAGLARQIHERIESMALYDLPGLVRELRHMLLRELDFEREARNIRLAQSNFQGHAYIRFPRVFSEFSTSKVLIMELVHGTKLRDVGSLPPDKRLLLAQNGLRASLKQILEDGFFHADPHPGNIFVMDDGTFTMLDWGMVGRLTPETRLKLITLLEGIVDRDSEMVLEILLDFSEQETGVDIDNLHRDIIDLLDDYYSLPLAEINIGQLLSAITSVLHQYRIRIKSDLAIMIKAMVTSEGSARLLYPDLDVVAEAKPFVRRIALSKYSPAYIQRQLRKGLSNALKMQKEFPRQATTILNKLEDDQLSIRFEHRNLEGMRLTLDRIANRLTLGIITGAMVIGSSMIITTGVRPLLFGYPALGLIGYLLSACVGIWLGIDILRRKRM; encoded by the coding sequence TTGGATCTGCATACCCTCTCCAGACTGAACCGGTTCAAGGAAATCTCCTTTACCCTGATCAAATACGGGTTTGGGGATCTCTTGTCCCGCCTCGATCTGCCGGACAAGCTCATTTTCTCCAAACCGAGCAGGAAAAGCCCCCGCTCTGAGGACAATACCTGGAAACGGATTCGATATGTGCTGACCGACCTGGGACCGACATTTGTCAAGTTCGGGCAAATCCTCAGCCTGCGGACCGACCTTCTGCCTCCTGACCTGGCCAGGGAGCTGAGCCGTCTGCAGGACGAGGTCCAAACCGAAAGCTGGGAAGCCATATCCACCCAGATTGAAAGCAATCTGGAGCGTCCCTTGGATCAGGTATTCGCCTACATAGAACCCGAACCCATGGCTGCGGCCTCATTGGCCCAGGTGCACAGAGCTCTTTTGGCCGCGGACAAAACAGTGGTCGCGGTCAAGGTTCAGCGGCCGGGGATCGAGCAAGTCATCCGCAACGATCTGGACATAATGGCCGGTTTGGCCAGACAGATCCACGAACGGATCGAGTCCATGGCTCTGTACGATCTCCCCGGCCTGGTCCGCGAGCTGCGGCACATGCTCCTGCGCGAACTGGACTTTGAACGCGAGGCCAGAAACATTCGCCTGGCTCAGTCCAACTTCCAGGGGCACGCCTATATCAGATTTCCCCGCGTATTCTCGGAGTTCAGCACCTCCAAGGTCTTGATCATGGAGCTGGTTCACGGGACCAAGCTCCGCGATGTGGGCTCCCTGCCCCCGGACAAGCGTCTTTTATTAGCCCAAAACGGACTGCGCGCGTCCCTCAAGCAGATTTTGGAAGACGGCTTTTTTCATGCCGACCCCCATCCAGGCAATATTTTCGTCATGGACGACGGGACGTTCACCATGCTGGATTGGGGCATGGTCGGCAGGCTGACTCCGGAGACCCGGCTCAAGCTCATCACCCTGCTGGAAGGAATCGTGGACCGGGACAGCGAAATGGTCCTCGAGATCCTCCTTGATTTTTCCGAGCAGGAAACCGGGGTGGATATCGACAATCTGCACCGGGACATCATTGATCTCCTGGACGACTATTACTCCCTGCCCCTGGCGGAGATAAACATTGGACAGCTCCTCTCCGCCATCACCTCTGTGCTGCATCAGTACAGGATCCGGATCAAGTCCGACCTGGCCATCATGATCAAGGCCATGGTCACCAGTGAGGGATCCGCCCGGCTCCTGTATCCGGACCTGGATGTGGTGGCCGAGGCCAAGCCCTTTGTCCGGCGCATAGCCCTGAGCAAGTATTCACCCGCCTATATTCAGCGACAACTGCGAAAAGGGCTGAGCAACGCCCTGAAGATGCAGAAGGAGTTCCCCCGCCAGGCCACAACCATACTGAACAAGCTTGAAGATGACCAGCTGTCCATCAGGTTTGAACACAGGAACCTGGAGGGAATGCGCCTGACCCTGGACCGGATAGCGAACCGTCTGACCCTGGGCATCATCACCGGGGCCATGGTCATCGGCTCATCCATGATCATCACCACTGGGGTCCGGCCGCTGCTCTTCGGCTATCCCGCCCTGGGGCTCATCGGCTATCTTCTCTCGGCCTGTGTGGGCATCTGGCTGGGCATCGACATCTTGCGGCGCAAACGAATGTAA
- a CDS encoding HDIG domain-containing metalloprotein — translation MDRHAARKLLDSHLQEKSLINHSLETEAVMLGLARHLGADPDLWGITGLLHDLDFEQTRENPAEHGLIAAKELEHALAPEAVQAIAAHNCEMNGTSAQSTLDYALRCAETVTGLISANALVRPEGMQDMKPKSLKKKMKDKSFAANVDRERIRECQHIGLELGEFLQIAITAMQDIAPDVGLDRSAD, via the coding sequence ATGGATCGACACGCGGCACGAAAACTGCTTGATTCCCATTTGCAGGAGAAGAGTCTTATCAACCACAGCCTGGAGACCGAAGCGGTCATGCTGGGCCTGGCCAGGCACCTGGGGGCAGACCCGGATCTGTGGGGCATAACCGGCCTGCTTCATGATCTGGACTTTGAGCAGACCAGGGAGAATCCGGCTGAGCACGGCCTTATCGCGGCCAAAGAGCTGGAGCATGCCTTGGCGCCGGAAGCGGTGCAGGCCATAGCCGCCCACAACTGCGAAATGAACGGGACGTCTGCCCAAAGTACCCTGGATTATGCCCTGCGCTGCGCCGAAACCGTCACCGGCCTGATTTCGGCCAACGCCCTGGTCCGTCCGGAAGGCATGCAGGACATGAAGCCCAAGAGCCTGAAAAAGAAAATGAAGGACAAAAGCTTTGCTGCCAACGTAGACCGGGAACGGATCAGGGAATGCCAGCATATCGGCCTGGAGCTGGGAGAGTTTCTTCAGATCGCCATCACCGCCATGCAGGACATAGCACCGGACGTGGGGCTGGACAGATCTGCGGATTGA
- a CDS encoding homocysteine S-methyltransferase family protein, producing the protein MNTSHSLWAVVAENPFILMEAAVSELISHRNDTAVQQDLGCAPCIYDQKGQKELRAIYSGFLAAARDGDVPLLVTAPTWRTNQDMVRSAHAPTTINRDAVRFMRGLIRELGREMYRPICIGGLLGPCGDAYRPEMSLDAKTAAAFHAWQAEELALAGVDYLMAATLPAVEEAVGLAQAMTKTGIPSIVSFVLNREGKILDGFSLDQAIQRIDAECSPPPAGYMINCSYPSFFRPQEETGRVMARLFGIQANASSQDHQELDRAQTIQADPLEDWGDRMLDLHRRWGLTILGGCCGTGEQHLRYLVQKGAAGSE; encoded by the coding sequence ATGAACACAAGCCATTCGCTTTGGGCTGTCGTTGCCGAAAATCCATTCATCCTGATGGAGGCCGCTGTCAGCGAACTTATCAGCCACAGAAACGATACGGCGGTACAGCAGGATCTTGGGTGTGCACCCTGTATTTACGACCAAAAGGGTCAGAAGGAATTAAGGGCCATATACAGCGGATTCCTGGCTGCGGCCCGGGACGGAGACGTCCCCCTTCTAGTGACCGCACCCACATGGAGGACCAATCAAGACATGGTCCGGTCTGCGCATGCGCCCACTACCATTAACCGGGATGCAGTCAGATTTATGCGTGGGCTTATCCGGGAGCTGGGGAGGGAAATGTATCGACCGATCTGTATCGGCGGATTGCTTGGACCATGTGGAGATGCCTACAGGCCGGAGATGTCCCTGGACGCCAAGACGGCTGCAGCCTTCCATGCCTGGCAGGCCGAGGAGCTGGCCCTGGCCGGAGTTGACTACCTTATGGCCGCCACACTGCCGGCGGTTGAGGAGGCGGTCGGATTGGCTCAGGCCATGACCAAAACCGGAATCCCCTCTATTGTCAGCTTTGTTCTGAACAGGGAGGGAAAGATTCTGGACGGTTTTTCGCTGGATCAGGCAATACAGCGAATCGACGCCGAATGCTCGCCACCTCCGGCCGGCTATATGATCAATTGTTCGTATCCGTCCTTCTTTCGTCCACAAGAGGAAACGGGCAGGGTTATGGCCCGGCTTTTCGGCATTCAGGCCAATGCCTCGTCCCAGGATCATCAGGAGCTGGACAGGGCGCAGACGATCCAGGCCGATCCCCTTGAGGATTGGGGGGACCGCATGCTTGACCTGCATCGGCGCTGGGGACTTACAATTCTCGGCGGATGCTGTGGTACGGGCGAACAGCACCTTCGGTATCTGGTGCAAAAAGGTGCAGCTGGTTCGGAGTAG
- the ftsH gene encoding ATP-dependent zinc metalloprotease FtsH has protein sequence MIKKYVQQNRQLVVLLAVFLFLLGWSYLAQYTSSTAISYSEFLAQVDKGNVEQITVKGENIHGRLNTPATFNDASYTSFSTYLPSFGDPELMSKLKQQGVQVNTEPKSDRILWYIVISLLPLLLIFWLIFMQYKRMQGQGGGLFSIGQNQARQYDHSQEKTTFDDVAGAQEAKIELQEVVDYLTDPDKIQDMGGKIPKGIMLVGPPGTGKTLLARAVAGEAGVAFFNITGSDFMEMFVGVGAKRVRNLFQDARKNAPCIIFIDEIDAIGRRRGAGLGGGHDEREQTLNQLLSELDGFEAHENIIVMCATNRPDILDPALSRPGRFDRRIIVELPSTQDRLELLHLYTREKQLDDEVDLDRLARETQGFSGADLENMLNEATLLAAREDRGSISHAEIEAARDKILMGLKRHGLVMTEGEKRMVAYHEAGHSLVGAFLPNADPVYKVSIVPRSQSMGATQQFPEQERYIYPREYLQDKLAVMMGGRCAESLVFDTATSGAANDLQQATKMARKMVLEWGMSGQFEHMALGSAGEQVFLGEELGKGKEYSEATSQAVDKEVETILRDAFDRARDILSRHRSALDDLAQSLLDHEEVAGEKVYSIAGISR, from the coding sequence ATGATCAAGAAATATGTGCAGCAAAACAGACAGCTGGTCGTCCTGCTGGCCGTCTTTCTCTTCCTTTTGGGCTGGAGCTATCTGGCCCAGTACACTTCCAGCACAGCCATCAGCTACAGTGAGTTTCTCGCCCAGGTGGACAAGGGCAACGTAGAACAGATCACGGTTAAAGGCGAAAACATCCACGGCAGGCTGAACACCCCGGCCACCTTCAATGACGCGTCGTACACCAGCTTTTCAACCTACCTGCCCTCCTTTGGAGATCCGGAGCTGATGTCCAAGCTCAAGCAGCAGGGTGTTCAGGTGAACACTGAACCCAAGTCAGACCGGATATTATGGTACATCGTCATATCTCTCCTTCCCTTGCTGCTTATTTTCTGGCTCATTTTCATGCAGTACAAACGGATGCAGGGCCAGGGAGGCGGCCTGTTCAGCATCGGGCAGAACCAGGCCAGACAGTACGATCACAGCCAGGAAAAGACAACCTTTGACGACGTTGCCGGCGCCCAGGAGGCTAAGATCGAGCTGCAGGAAGTGGTCGACTACCTGACCGATCCGGACAAAATTCAGGACATGGGGGGCAAGATCCCGAAAGGGATCATGCTGGTCGGCCCTCCCGGCACCGGCAAGACCCTTCTGGCCCGGGCCGTGGCCGGTGAAGCCGGGGTGGCTTTTTTCAACATTACCGGCTCGGATTTCATGGAAATGTTTGTCGGGGTGGGCGCAAAACGGGTCCGCAATCTATTTCAGGATGCACGCAAGAATGCGCCGTGCATTATTTTCATCGACGAGATCGACGCTATCGGCCGCCGCCGGGGAGCAGGACTCGGTGGCGGGCACGACGAACGGGAGCAGACCCTGAATCAGCTCCTGTCCGAGCTGGACGGATTCGAGGCCCATGAAAACATCATCGTCATGTGCGCCACCAACAGGCCGGATATCCTGGACCCGGCCCTGAGCCGGCCAGGGCGTTTCGACCGCCGCATCATCGTCGAGCTGCCGTCCACTCAGGACCGGCTGGAGCTTTTGCATCTGTACACTCGGGAAAAACAGCTTGACGACGAGGTTGATCTCGACCGTCTGGCCCGGGAGACCCAGGGCTTCTCCGGCGCCGATCTGGAGAACATGCTCAACGAAGCCACCCTCCTGGCGGCCAGGGAGGATAGGGGATCAATCTCCCACGCCGAGATCGAGGCCGCCAGGGACAAGATACTTATGGGCCTCAAACGGCACGGCCTGGTCATGACCGAAGGTGAAAAGCGGATGGTGGCCTACCACGAAGCCGGTCACTCACTGGTCGGGGCCTTTCTGCCCAACGCAGATCCGGTGTACAAGGTTTCAATCGTCCCCAGAAGTCAGTCCATGGGCGCCACTCAGCAGTTCCCTGAACAGGAGCGCTACATCTACCCCCGGGAGTATCTGCAGGATAAGCTTGCAGTGATGATGGGCGGACGCTGCGCAGAATCTCTGGTCTTTGATACCGCCACCAGCGGTGCGGCCAACGATTTGCAGCAAGCGACCAAAATGGCCAGGAAGATGGTCCTGGAATGGGGCATGAGCGGCCAGTTTGAGCACATGGCCTTGGGCAGCGCCGGGGAGCAGGTCTTCCTGGGAGAAGAACTGGGCAAGGGGAAAGAGTACAGCGAAGCCACCTCCCAGGCCGTGGACAAGGAAGTGGAAACCATCCTCAGAGATGCCTTTGACCGGGCCAGGGACATCCTCAGCCGGCATCGAAGCGCTCTGGATGATTTGGCCCAGTCCTTGCTCGACCATGAAGAAGTCGCCGGAGAAAAGGTGTACAGCATTGCTGGAATCTCTCGATGA
- a CDS encoding NADH-quinone oxidoreductase subunit A, with translation MSVSWLHIAIIFFFVQGILLFALAPFLLSYLLAPKSRGGELRMPYECGLAPYGSAWVKFGINYYFYALLFLAFDVDVLYLFPVATAYSHAPALLAFIKLLIFILILFASVVYFWKKGVFTWPKKIKT, from the coding sequence ATGAGCGTTTCCTGGCTGCATATAGCAATCATCTTCTTCTTTGTTCAGGGCATTCTCCTCTTTGCCCTTGCCCCCTTTCTGCTTTCCTACCTCCTGGCCCCCAAGTCCCGGGGGGGAGAACTGCGAATGCCCTATGAATGCGGCCTGGCCCCCTATGGATCGGCCTGGGTCAAGTTCGGAATCAACTATTATTTCTATGCCCTGCTCTTCCTGGCCTTTGACGTGGATGTCTTGTACCTCTTTCCGGTGGCCACAGCCTACTCCCACGCCCCGGCCCTGCTCGCTTTTATCAAGCTTTTGATCTTTATCCTCATCCTCTTTGCCTCAGTCGTCTATTTTTGGAAGAAAGGAGTCTTCACATGGCCCAAGAAGATCAAGACATAG
- a CDS encoding NADH-quinone oxidoreductase subunit B, translated as MAQEDQDIGFPFAQADVDAPPLSAEPVQKIVNICRAMSLWPITFGIACCAIEMMSFGMARFDSARFGAEVFRPSPRQADLMIVAGTISNKMAPLVTRLYEQMPAPRWVIALGNCAISGGPFVFKNQYGIVEGVDQIIPVDVYVPGCPPRPEGLLEGLFQLQEKITGRRWWPTPDQAQIAENK; from the coding sequence ATGGCCCAAGAAGATCAAGACATAGGCTTTCCCTTTGCTCAGGCCGATGTGGATGCCCCTCCTCTGAGCGCCGAGCCGGTTCAAAAGATCGTCAATATCTGCCGGGCCATGTCCCTCTGGCCTATTACGTTCGGCATAGCCTGTTGTGCCATTGAGATGATGAGCTTTGGAATGGCCAGATTCGATTCCGCCAGGTTCGGGGCAGAGGTCTTCCGACCATCCCCCCGCCAGGCCGATCTGATGATCGTGGCCGGAACCATTTCCAATAAGATGGCCCCTCTGGTCACCCGACTCTACGAGCAGATGCCCGCTCCCAGGTGGGTGATCGCTCTGGGCAATTGCGCCATCTCGGGCGGTCCCTTTGTCTTCAAGAACCAATATGGAATCGTGGAGGGCGTGGACCAAATCATCCCTGTTGATGTCTATGTCCCGGGCTGTCCTCCCCGGCCTGAGGGATTGCTCGAAGGACTTTTTCAGCTGCAGGAAAAGATTACCGGACGCAGGTGGTGGCCCACCCCTGACCAGGCCCAGATTGCTGAAAATAAGTAA
- a CDS encoding NADH-quinone oxidoreductase subunit C — protein MSNPKATPDDSAKQKTASKDKKPGGPVYTGYDQEYFLALEDLLQAVRVLDQEGFFLEDISCLDIQEGYLVVYRFNRFEQPGRVGLRVIADRDDPHVPSIWDIYPGAAWHERECFDFFGIRFRGHPNLIPLLLDPEHKGPPPLLKDESNRKALAEILPDRDVSPVSPQSREFRQQILDCSIQDHRKQS, from the coding sequence ATGAGCAATCCCAAGGCCACACCGGATGATTCCGCAAAGCAGAAGACAGCCTCGAAAGACAAAAAGCCCGGCGGCCCTGTATATACCGGCTACGACCAGGAGTATTTCCTGGCCCTTGAGGATCTTCTCCAGGCCGTGCGCGTCCTGGACCAGGAGGGCTTTTTCCTCGAAGACATTTCCTGCTTGGACATCCAGGAAGGCTACCTGGTGGTCTACCGGTTCAACCGCTTTGAGCAGCCCGGTCGAGTCGGACTGCGGGTGATTGCCGACCGTGACGACCCGCACGTCCCGTCCATCTGGGATATATATCCCGGTGCGGCCTGGCATGAGCGGGAGTGCTTCGATTTTTTCGGCATCCGTTTCCGCGGCCACCCCAACCTCATTCCCCTTCTCCTTGATCCGGAGCACAAAGGGCCCCCGCCTCTGCTCAAAGACGAATCGAACCGCAAAGCCCTCGCTGAAATCCTTCCGGACCGGGATGTCAGTCCGGTCTCCCCCCAGAGCCGGGAATTCAGGCAGCAAATCCTCGATTGTTCCATCCAAGACCACAGGAAACAGTCATGA